A single Numenius arquata chromosome 1, bNumArq3.hap1.1, whole genome shotgun sequence DNA region contains:
- the LOC141464142 gene encoding regucalcin-like, producing MSSSIKIESVVKEKNRMGECPVWEERESALVYVDINSQKVCRWSPLTNEVQSVSVDARVGSVALRQCGGYVIALGTRFAFLDWDTQAVTTILKVEQDKPNNRFNDGKVDPKGRFFAGTMAEETAPGVRARRQGALYTLFPDHSVIKQLDQVDISNGLDWSLDHRTFFHIDSLAYAVHAFSYDVHTGKIACPKLVYHLEKEEKMPDGMCIDVEGKLWVACIDAGRVIRIDPETGKRIQTVRLPASRITSCCFGGKDYSEMYVTSAYDGLDEATLAKEPQAGEIFKITGLGVKGIPQNFYAA from the exons ATGTCCTCCTCCATCAAAATTGAATCTGTTGTGAAGGAGAAGAACAGGATGGGAGAGTGCCCGGtctgggaagaaagggagagcGCACTCGTCTATGTAGACATTAACTCACAGAAAGTTTGCCGCTGGAGCCCACTCACCAACGAGGTGCAGAGCGTGTCTGTGG ATGCCCGTGTTGGCTCGGTAGCGTTGCGGCAGTGCGGGGGCTACGTCATTGCCCTGGGGACCAGGTTTGCCTTTCTGGACTGGGACACTCAGGCGGTCACCACCATTCTCAAGGTCGAGCAGGATAAACCCAACAACAGGTTCAATGATGGGAAAGTGGATCCAAAGGGGAGGTTTTTTGCTG GCACGATGGCTGAAGAGACAGCCCCGGGGGTCCGAGCGAGGCGGCAGGGCGCCCTCTATACCCTTTTTCCCGACCATTCGGTAATAAAACAGTTAGACCAGGTGGACATCTCCAATGGTCTGGATTGGTCCCTGGACCACAGGACCTTCTTTCACATCGACAGCCTGGCATACGCTGTGCATGCCTTCAGCTATGACGTGCACACTGGAAAGATTG CCTGCCCCAAACTTGTGTACCATctagaaaaggaggagaaaatgccCGACGGGATGTGCATTGACGTAGAAGGGAAGCTCTGGGTGGCCTGTATTGATGCTGGGAGAGTCATTCGTATAGACCCAGAGACAG GAAAAAGAATCCAAACTGTGAGGCTGCCTGCTTCGAGGATCACCTCGTGCTGCTTTGGTGGAAAAGACTACTCAGAAATGTACGTGACTTCTGCATACGATGGACTGGATGAGGCCACCTTAGCCAAGGAACCTCAGGCGGgagagatattcaag
- the LOC141462820 gene encoding regucalcin isoform X2, translating into MSSVKIECVASEGFRIGESPVWDEKEGALLCVDITGRKVCRWSAATKQVQTISVDAPVSSVALRKSGDYVITLGTRFAALKWKEQLVTTITHVDKDKPNNRFNDGKVDPAGRYFAGNRRSIYRLEKEESIPDGMCIDTEGKLWVTCYDGGRVIRLDPETGKRLQTVKLPVDKTTSCCFGGKDYSEMYVTSASDGMDKEWLSRQPQAGGLFKITGLGVKGVPPYPFAG; encoded by the exons ATGTCATCGGTGAAGATCGAGTGCGTCGCCAGCGAGGGCTTCAGGATCGGGGAGTCGCCCGTCTGGGACGAGAAGGAGGGCGCCCTCCTCTGCGTGGACATCACGGGCAGGAAGGTGTGCCGCTGGAGCGCCGCCACCAAGCAGGTGCAGACCATCTCCGTGG ATGCTCCCGTGAGCTCTGTGGCTCTCCGGAAATCTGGGGATTACGTCATCACCCTGGGAACCAGGTTTGCTGCTTTGAAATGGAAAGAGCAGCTGGTAACCACCATTACTCATGTGGACAAGGATAAGCCAAACAACCGATTCAACGATGGGAAAGTGGATCCTGCAGGGAGGTATTTCGCAG GCAACCGTAGGAGTATATACAGACTTGAGAAAGAGGAGAGCATTCCTGATGGGATGTGCATTGATACAGAAGGCAAACTCTGGGTAACTTGTTATGATGGTGGGAGAGTGATTCGTCTTGACCCTGAGACAG GAAAAAGACTCCAGACTGTGAAACTTCCAGTTGACAAGACAACTTCCTGCTGTTTTGGAGGAAAGGATTATTCAGAAATGTATGTGACTTCTGCCAGTGATGGGATGGATAAAGAGTGGCTCTCACGGCAGCCGCAGGCTGGTGGGCTTTTCAAG ATAACTGGGCTAGGGGTGAAAGGAGTCCCACCGTATCCATTTGCAGGTTAA
- the LOC141462820 gene encoding regucalcin isoform X1 has translation MSSVKIECVASEGFRIGESPVWDEKEGALLCVDITGRKVCRWSAATKQVQTISVDAPVSSVALRKSGDYVITLGTRFAALKWKEQLVTTITHVDKDKPNNRFNDGKVDPAGRYFAGTMAEEIRPAVLERHQGSLYTLFSDLSVVKHFDQVDISNGLDWSLDHKTFFYIDSLSYSVDAFDYDLQTGKIGNRRSIYRLEKEESIPDGMCIDTEGKLWVTCYDGGRVIRLDPETGKRLQTVKLPVDKTTSCCFGGKDYSEMYVTSASDGMDKEWLSRQPQAGGLFKITGLGVKGVPPYPFAG, from the exons ATGTCATCGGTGAAGATCGAGTGCGTCGCCAGCGAGGGCTTCAGGATCGGGGAGTCGCCCGTCTGGGACGAGAAGGAGGGCGCCCTCCTCTGCGTGGACATCACGGGCAGGAAGGTGTGCCGCTGGAGCGCCGCCACCAAGCAGGTGCAGACCATCTCCGTGG ATGCTCCCGTGAGCTCTGTGGCTCTCCGGAAATCTGGGGATTACGTCATCACCCTGGGAACCAGGTTTGCTGCTTTGAAATGGAAAGAGCAGCTGGTAACCACCATTACTCATGTGGACAAGGATAAGCCAAACAACCGATTCAACGATGGGAAAGTGGATCCTGCAGGGAGGTATTTCGCAG GTACGATGGCCGAGGAGATTCGACCTGCCGTGCTGGAAAGACACCAGGGCTCTCTGTATACACTCTTCTCCGACCTCTCAGTGGTGAAGCACTTTGATCAGGTGGACATTTCTAATGGGCTGGACTGGTCGCTGGATCACAAAACCTTCTTTTACATTGACAGCTTGTCCTACTCGGTGGATGCCTTTGATTACGACCTCCAAACTGGAAAAATTG GCAACCGTAGGAGTATATACAGACTTGAGAAAGAGGAGAGCATTCCTGATGGGATGTGCATTGATACAGAAGGCAAACTCTGGGTAACTTGTTATGATGGTGGGAGAGTGATTCGTCTTGACCCTGAGACAG GAAAAAGACTCCAGACTGTGAAACTTCCAGTTGACAAGACAACTTCCTGCTGTTTTGGAGGAAAGGATTATTCAGAAATGTATGTGACTTCTGCCAGTGATGGGATGGATAAAGAGTGGCTCTCACGGCAGCCGCAGGCTGGTGGGCTTTTCAAG ATAACTGGGCTAGGGGTGAAAGGAGTCCCACCGTATCCATTTGCAGGTTAA